The following coding sequences are from one Pseudomonas oryzae window:
- a CDS encoding p-hydroxyphenylacetate 3-hydroxylase oxygenase component: MTKHNPILEDLKAILPQIAANAARAERERQVPAENIALLKSIGLHRAFQPKAYGGMEISLPEFAECIVALAGACGGTAWAFSLLCTHSHQLAMFSKQLQDEIWGDNPDATASSSIAPFSTIEEVEGGVRLSGEMGWSSGCDHAEWAIVGMRRKNAAGELVYSFGVLPRSDYQIRDDWFAIGMRSSGSKTLVIKDAFIPNHRIQAAKDMMEGSSAGFGLYPDSKIFYAPYRPYFACGFAAISLGVAERMLAAFREKQQNRVRAYTGASVGTATPALMRLAESTHQVAAARAFLEKTWQEHAEFAERHQYPTRAELAYWRTNQAYAVKLCIEAVDRLFAAAGAMSWFEGNEIQRLFRDSHMTGAHAYTDYDVCAQILGRELMGLEPDPSMV, translated from the coding sequence ATGACCAAGCACAATCCGATTCTCGAAGACCTCAAGGCGATCCTCCCGCAGATCGCCGCCAATGCCGCCCGCGCCGAGCGCGAGCGCCAGGTCCCGGCCGAGAACATCGCCCTGCTGAAGAGCATCGGCCTGCACCGCGCCTTCCAGCCCAAGGCCTACGGCGGCATGGAGATCTCCCTGCCCGAGTTCGCCGAGTGCATCGTCGCCCTGGCCGGCGCCTGCGGCGGCACCGCCTGGGCCTTCAGCCTGCTGTGCACCCACAGCCACCAGCTGGCGATGTTTTCCAAGCAGCTGCAGGACGAGATCTGGGGCGACAACCCGGATGCCACGGCGAGCAGCAGCATCGCGCCGTTCAGCACCATCGAGGAAGTCGAGGGCGGCGTGCGCCTGAGCGGCGAGATGGGCTGGAGCAGCGGCTGCGACCACGCCGAGTGGGCCATCGTCGGCATGCGCCGCAAGAATGCTGCGGGCGAGCTGGTGTACAGCTTCGGCGTGCTGCCGCGCAGCGACTACCAGATCCGCGACGACTGGTTCGCCATCGGCATGCGCAGCAGCGGCTCGAAGACCCTGGTGATCAAGGACGCCTTCATCCCCAACCATCGCATCCAGGCGGCCAAGGACATGATGGAGGGCAGCTCCGCCGGTTTCGGCCTGTACCCGGACAGCAAGATCTTCTACGCGCCGTACCGCCCGTACTTCGCCTGCGGCTTCGCCGCCATCAGCCTGGGCGTGGCCGAGCGCATGCTGGCCGCGTTCAGGGAGAAGCAGCAGAACCGCGTGCGCGCCTACACCGGCGCCAGCGTCGGCACCGCCACCCCGGCGCTGATGCGCCTGGCCGAGTCGACCCACCAGGTCGCCGCGGCGCGGGCCTTCCTCGAGAAGACCTGGCAGGAGCACGCCGAATTCGCCGAGCGCCACCAGTACCCGACCCGCGCCGAGCTGGCCTACTGGCGCACCAACCAGGCCTACGCGGTGAAGCTGTGCATCGAGGCGGTTGACCGTCTGTTCGCCGCCGCCGGGGCGATGAGCTGGTTCGAGGGCAACGAGATCCAGCGCCTGTTCCGCGACTCGCACATGACCGGCGCGCACGCCTACACCGACTACGACGTCTGCGCGCAGATCCTCGGCCGCGAGCTGATGGGCCTGGAGCCGGACCCGAGCATGGTCTGA
- a CDS encoding AEC family transporter — protein MSYVLNVLLPIFGLILAGWLCRRSNRLGPGAASEINRFVVWLGLPALLFGLTARADWAAIWQPGFLLAFAGGSLAVFGLALLWRWRSGTPLADASIDGLGAAYANTGYLGIPLCLLVLGDDGMAPALIATLLVVCGLFGLALVCIEVALHSGAGIGRAVRQVTLALLKNPLVIAPLLGAAWNLGGAPLPAALERFLQLLGGATVPCALVSLGLFLAQPQPGPRDGVLPLVALKLVVQPLLTWLIAFVLLDLPPLWAHAALLLSALPTGTGPFMLAEYYRRDAARVSRSILLSTLGSLASLSLLLVLLGH, from the coding sequence ATGTCCTACGTGCTCAACGTCCTGCTGCCGATCTTCGGCCTGATCCTCGCCGGCTGGCTGTGCCGACGCAGTAACCGCCTGGGGCCGGGCGCGGCCTCGGAGATCAACCGTTTCGTGGTCTGGCTCGGCCTGCCGGCGCTGCTGTTCGGCCTCACCGCTAGGGCCGACTGGGCGGCCATCTGGCAACCGGGCTTCCTGCTCGCCTTCGCCGGCGGCAGCCTCGCGGTGTTCGGGCTCGCCCTGCTGTGGCGCTGGCGATCCGGCACGCCGCTGGCCGACGCCAGCATCGACGGCCTCGGCGCCGCCTACGCCAACACCGGCTACCTGGGCATTCCGCTGTGCCTGCTGGTGCTCGGCGACGACGGCATGGCGCCGGCACTGATCGCCACCCTGCTGGTGGTCTGCGGACTGTTCGGCCTGGCGCTGGTGTGCATCGAGGTCGCCCTGCACAGCGGCGCGGGAATCGGCCGCGCGGTGCGCCAGGTGACGCTGGCCCTGCTGAAGAATCCGCTGGTGATCGCGCCGCTGCTCGGCGCCGCCTGGAACCTCGGCGGGGCGCCGCTGCCGGCGGCGCTGGAGCGCTTCCTGCAGCTGCTCGGCGGCGCCACCGTGCCCTGCGCGCTGGTCTCGCTCGGCCTGTTCCTCGCCCAGCCGCAGCCCGGACCGCGCGACGGCGTGCTGCCGCTGGTGGCGCTGAAGCTGGTCGTCCAGCCGCTGCTGACCTGGCTGATCGCCTTCGTCCTGCTCGACCTGCCGCCGCTGTGGGCGCACGCCGCGCTGCTGCTCAGCGCCCTGCCCACCGGCACCGGGCCGTTCATGCTCGCCGAGTACTACCGGCGCGACGCCGCCCGGGTGTCGCGGAGCATCCTGCTGTCGACCCTCGGCTCGCTGGCCAGCCTGTCGCTGCTGCTGGTGCTGCTCGGTCACTGA
- a CDS encoding asparaginase: MNAPHKLLVLYTGGTIGMQMSADGLAPAAGFEARLRAAQAAHPERPVPAWVFRELTPPLDSANMSQAHWLAMRDAVAEAVERDGCDAVLLLHGTDTLAYSAAALSFLLLGLPVPVLLTGSMLPAGVDGSDAWDNLFGALAALAEGLAPGVHLYFHGRLLHGARASKIRSEAFDAFAEVARPRHGEAAAALPATLSWSQPRRPVSLAVLPLFPGVQAAQVQALLASGVEALLLECYGSGTGPADDAALIKALREAHARGVVLGAISQCAEGHIEFGVYAAGSQLAATGLVSGGGMTREAALAKLFALLGAGLGQAEVERWFAVDLCGELRD; the protein is encoded by the coding sequence ATGAACGCCCCCCACAAGCTGCTGGTGCTGTATACCGGCGGCACCATCGGCATGCAGATGAGTGCGGACGGCCTGGCGCCGGCCGCCGGCTTCGAGGCGCGCCTGCGCGCCGCGCAGGCCGCCCATCCGGAGCGGCCGGTGCCGGCCTGGGTGTTCCGCGAGCTGACGCCACCGCTGGACAGCGCCAACATGAGCCAGGCCCACTGGCTGGCGATGCGCGACGCGGTGGCCGAGGCGGTCGAACGCGACGGCTGCGACGCCGTGCTGCTGCTGCACGGCACCGACACCCTGGCCTACAGCGCCGCGGCGCTGTCCTTCCTGCTGCTCGGCCTGCCCGTGCCGGTGCTGCTCACCGGCTCGATGCTGCCGGCCGGGGTGGACGGCAGCGACGCCTGGGACAACCTGTTCGGCGCCCTCGCCGCGCTGGCGGAGGGCCTCGCCCCCGGCGTGCACCTGTACTTCCACGGTCGCCTGCTGCACGGCGCGCGCGCCAGCAAGATCAGGAGCGAGGCGTTCGACGCCTTCGCCGAGGTCGCCCGGCCGCGCCACGGCGAGGCGGCGGCGGCGCTGCCGGCCACGCTGTCCTGGAGCCAGCCGCGCCGTCCGGTGAGCCTCGCCGTGCTGCCGCTGTTCCCCGGCGTGCAGGCCGCCCAGGTGCAGGCACTGCTCGCCAGCGGCGTCGAGGCCCTGCTGCTGGAGTGCTACGGCAGCGGCACCGGCCCGGCCGACGACGCGGCGCTGATCAAAGCCCTGCGCGAGGCGCACGCGCGCGGCGTGGTGCTCGGCGCGATCAGCCAGTGCGCCGAAGGCCACATCGAATTCGGCGTCTACGCCGCCGGCAGCCAGCTGGCCGCCACCGGCCTGGTCTCGGGCGGCGGCATGACCCGCGAGGCGGCGCTGGCCAAGCTGTTCGCCCTGCTCGGCGCCGGCCTGGGCCAGGCCGAGGTCGAGCGCTGGTTCGCCGTCGATCTGTGCGGCGAACTGCGCGACTGA
- a CDS encoding substrate-binding periplasmic protein, translating into MPKRLGGPLLALLLATGAARAEAPVVQHVDLLTENFPPFNMAADGRNFARDAQVVGQSAELVRELFRRAGVSYSLTLRFPWDRVYRHALEHPGSAVFSTTRSAEREALFKWVGPIASYDTVLVATTGRQLELRSLEQARGYRIGAYKSGAVSELLSGQGIAAHATLNDRDNIAKLHGGQIDLWATSAPVWRHLAREAGAGDLQEVLTLRSDPMYLALHKDTPDALVRHLQQTLEQMRKEGWSSCAAHPEHC; encoded by the coding sequence ATGCCGAAACGCCTTGGCGGGCCGCTGCTCGCCCTGCTGCTGGCCACCGGCGCGGCCCGCGCCGAAGCCCCGGTCGTCCAGCACGTCGACCTGCTGACCGAGAACTTCCCGCCGTTCAACATGGCCGCCGATGGCCGCAACTTCGCCCGCGACGCCCAGGTCGTCGGGCAGAGCGCCGAGCTGGTGCGCGAACTGTTCCGCCGCGCCGGGGTGAGCTACAGCCTGACCCTGCGCTTCCCCTGGGACCGGGTGTACCGCCACGCGCTCGAGCACCCGGGCAGCGCGGTGTTCTCCACCACCCGCTCGGCCGAGCGCGAGGCGCTGTTCAAGTGGGTCGGGCCGATCGCCAGCTACGACACCGTGCTGGTCGCCACTACCGGCCGGCAGCTGGAGCTGCGCAGCCTGGAGCAGGCGCGCGGCTACCGCATCGGCGCCTACAAGAGCGGCGCGGTCAGCGAGCTGCTGAGCGGCCAGGGCATCGCTGCCCACGCCACCCTCAACGACCGCGACAACATCGCCAAGCTGCACGGCGGGCAGATCGACCTGTGGGCCACCTCGGCGCCGGTGTGGCGCCACCTGGCCCGCGAAGCCGGCGCCGGCGACCTGCAGGAGGTGCTGACCCTGCGCAGCGACCCGATGTACCTGGCGCTGCACAAGGACACCCCTGACGCCCTGGTCCGCCACCTGCAGCAGACCCTCGAGCAGATGCGCAAGGAAGGCTGGAGCAGCTGCGCGGCCCATCCCGAGCATTGCTAA
- a CDS encoding alanine/glycine:cation symporter family protein, translating to MLDLLNDLLWSKVLIVTLVGLGLFFTVRSSAVQLRYFGDMFRIFASASVRKEGQLSSFQALMLSVAGRVGAGNIAGVAVAIMLGGPGAVFWMWVVALLGMATSYFECSLAQLYKRRNADGTYRGGPAYYIQHGLGQRWMAVLFSVLLLVTFGFGFNALQSFTLASSMQDAFGVPTVATGVVLAVVMALIIFGGIKRIASMADVLVPIMALSYIAMALFVIVTNISEVPATLALIVKSAFGLEEAFAGSVGAAILMGVKRGLFSNEAGLGSAPNVAAIAEVPHPASQGIVQSLSVFIDTLLICTSTALIILLSGVYQPGTEMAGVVMTQTALAALVGEWGRIFVSLALLLFVFTTLVYNYYLGENALGFFSQKPALVKVYRALVIALVLWGSVQDLSTVFAFADVTMGLLALVNLIALALLYKVALRLMRDYDKQIDDGVAHPLLDRRDYADLDLDPSVWQQSREATPPTGAGVAARQ from the coding sequence ATGCTCGATCTCCTCAACGACCTGCTCTGGAGCAAGGTCCTCATCGTCACCCTGGTCGGTCTCGGCCTGTTCTTCACCGTGCGTTCGTCGGCCGTGCAGCTGCGCTACTTCGGCGACATGTTCCGCATCTTCGCCAGCGCCAGCGTGCGCAAGGAAGGCCAGCTCAGCTCGTTCCAGGCGCTGATGCTGTCGGTCGCCGGCCGCGTCGGCGCCGGCAACATCGCCGGTGTGGCGGTGGCCATCATGCTCGGCGGCCCGGGCGCGGTGTTCTGGATGTGGGTGGTAGCCCTGCTCGGCATGGCCACCAGCTACTTCGAGTGCTCGCTGGCCCAGCTGTACAAGCGTCGCAACGCCGACGGCACCTACCGCGGCGGCCCGGCCTACTACATCCAGCACGGTCTCGGCCAGCGCTGGATGGCGGTGCTGTTCTCGGTGCTGCTGCTGGTCACCTTCGGGTTCGGCTTCAACGCCCTGCAGTCCTTCACCCTGGCCAGCTCGATGCAGGACGCCTTCGGCGTGCCGACCGTGGCCACCGGCGTGGTGCTCGCCGTGGTCATGGCGCTGATCATCTTCGGCGGCATCAAGCGCATCGCCAGCATGGCCGACGTGCTGGTGCCGATCATGGCGCTGTCCTACATCGCCATGGCGCTGTTCGTCATCGTCACCAACATCAGCGAAGTGCCGGCCACCCTGGCGCTGATCGTCAAGAGCGCCTTCGGTCTCGAGGAAGCCTTCGCCGGCAGCGTCGGCGCGGCGATCCTGATGGGCGTCAAGCGCGGTCTGTTCTCCAACGAGGCGGGCCTGGGCAGCGCACCGAACGTCGCCGCCATCGCCGAGGTGCCGCACCCGGCCTCGCAGGGCATCGTGCAGTCGCTCAGCGTGTTCATCGACACCCTGCTGATCTGCACCAGCACCGCGCTGATCATCCTGCTCTCCGGCGTCTACCAGCCGGGCACCGAGATGGCCGGCGTGGTGATGACCCAGACCGCCCTGGCCGCGCTGGTCGGCGAGTGGGGGCGGATCTTCGTCAGCCTGGCGCTGCTGCTGTTCGTGTTCACCACCCTGGTCTACAACTACTACCTCGGTGAGAACGCCCTCGGCTTCTTCAGCCAGAAACCGGCGCTGGTCAAGGTCTACCGCGCCCTGGTGATCGCCCTGGTGCTGTGGGGCTCGGTGCAGGACCTGTCCACCGTGTTCGCTTTCGCCGACGTGACCATGGGCCTGCTGGCGCTGGTCAACCTGATCGCCCTGGCCCTGCTGTACAAGGTCGCCCTGCGCCTGATGCGCGACTACGACAAGCAGATCGACGACGGCGTCGCCCACCCGCTGCTCGACCGCCGCGACTACGCCGACCTCGACCTCGACCCGAGCGTCTGGCAGCAGAGCCGCGAGGCCACCCCGCCGACCGGCGCCGGCGTCGCCGCGCGGCAGTGA
- a CDS encoding helix-turn-helix domain-containing protein — MSESLGHNLRLLCSHYRSIAEVCRKLGLNRAQFNKYLAGQSRPTPYNLKRICDFFGVEDYELGLPPEQFARLVGARGGEAGQPAAGDPLLDLWQPLREHSSSLARYCGYYFEYANCMSVPGQILLSLVQLRQEGGDFLFERQERQGRGREGEAEDWVRCRYLGAAFYLQDRLFLIDYESLTGNEMSQTILIPSFKSRIGRLNGLKTGVSSGDRRTPACTRVVWDYLGPEINRVSAYRQVMLYSPDDPRIDADIRQRLAGAQIRDGLFEIE, encoded by the coding sequence ATGTCCGAATCCCTCGGCCACAACCTCCGCCTGCTGTGCAGCCACTACCGGTCGATCGCCGAGGTGTGCCGCAAGCTGGGTCTCAACCGTGCCCAGTTCAACAAGTACCTGGCCGGGCAGAGCCGGCCGACGCCCTACAACCTCAAGCGCATCTGCGACTTTTTCGGTGTCGAGGACTACGAACTGGGCCTGCCGCCCGAACAGTTCGCCCGCCTGGTCGGCGCCCGCGGCGGCGAGGCGGGCCAGCCGGCGGCCGGCGATCCGTTGCTCGACCTGTGGCAGCCGCTGCGGGAGCACAGTTCAAGCCTAGCCCGTTATTGCGGCTACTACTTCGAGTACGCCAACTGCATGTCGGTGCCGGGGCAGATCCTGCTGTCGCTGGTGCAGCTGCGCCAGGAGGGCGGCGACTTCCTGTTCGAGCGCCAGGAGCGCCAGGGGCGCGGGCGCGAGGGCGAGGCGGAGGACTGGGTGCGCTGCCGCTACCTGGGGGCGGCCTTCTACCTGCAGGACCGCCTGTTCCTCATCGACTACGAGTCGCTGACCGGCAACGAGATGAGCCAGACCATCCTCATCCCCAGCTTCAAGAGCCGCATCGGCCGCCTCAACGGCCTGAAGACCGGCGTCTCCAGCGGCGACCGGCGCACCCCGGCGTGCACCCGCGTGGTGTGGGACTACCTCGGGCCGGAGATCAACCGGGTCAGCGCCTATCGCCAGGTGATGCTGTACAGCCCGGACGACCCGCGCATCGACGCCGACATCCGCCAGCGCCTGGCCGGTGCGCAGATCCGCGACGGCTTGTTCGAGATCGAGTGA
- a CDS encoding GNAT family N-acetyltransferase — MPVTDLAHWQPCPLPPHAPLAGHFVSLEPLDAARHADQLWAALHEPPADPQQWQYMAYGPFAARAEFDAWLAGLAAGRDPLFFAVRDQAGGNVVGQLALMRITPAHGCIEIGHVLFAPPLQRTPGASEAIYLLARLVFDLGYRRLEWKCDALNARSMRAAERLGFVAEGLFRQHLVVKGRNRDTAWYALLDHEWPRCRAAFERWLAADNFAADGRQRHRLEELRG, encoded by the coding sequence ATGCCCGTGACCGACCTCGCCCACTGGCAGCCCTGCCCGCTGCCGCCGCACGCGCCGCTGGCCGGACACTTCGTCAGCCTCGAGCCGCTCGACGCGGCGCGCCACGCCGACCAGCTGTGGGCGGCGCTGCACGAGCCGCCCGCCGATCCGCAGCAGTGGCAGTACATGGCCTACGGGCCGTTCGCCGCGCGCGCCGAGTTCGACGCCTGGCTGGCCGGCCTCGCCGCCGGCCGCGACCCGCTGTTCTTCGCCGTGCGCGATCAGGCCGGCGGCAACGTGGTCGGCCAGCTCGCCCTGATGCGCATCACCCCCGCCCACGGCTGCATCGAGATCGGCCACGTGCTGTTCGCCCCGCCCCTGCAGCGCACGCCGGGTGCCAGCGAGGCGATCTATCTGCTGGCCCGGCTGGTGTTCGACCTCGGCTACCGGCGTCTGGAGTGGAAGTGCGATGCGCTGAACGCGCGCTCGATGCGCGCCGCCGAGCGCCTGGGTTTCGTCGCCGAGGGGCTGTTCCGCCAGCACCTGGTGGTCAAGGGACGCAACCGCGACACCGCCTGGTACGCCCTGCTCGACCACGAGTGGCCGCGCTGCCGGGCGGCCTTCGAGCGCTGGCTGGCGGCGGACAACTTCGCTGCCGACGGCCGGCAGCGACACCGACTGGAGGAGCTGCGCGGCTGA
- a CDS encoding GNAT family N-acetyltransferase → MSRTPLAIRPLDAADHAAWLPLWQAYQRFYNAEIPAATSAVTWQRFLDPAEPMHAALAWRDDAAVGLVHWIFHRSCWTAGDYCYLQDLYVTEDQRGAGIGRALIEHVHAQAGAAGASRVHWLTQETNYAGRQLYDRLAERSGFIQYRQLL, encoded by the coding sequence ATGTCCCGCACACCACTCGCAATCCGCCCGCTCGACGCCGCCGACCACGCCGCCTGGCTGCCGCTGTGGCAGGCCTACCAGCGCTTCTACAACGCGGAAATCCCCGCCGCGACCAGCGCCGTCACCTGGCAGCGCTTCCTCGACCCGGCCGAGCCGATGCATGCCGCCCTGGCCTGGCGCGACGACGCGGCGGTGGGCCTGGTGCACTGGATCTTCCACCGCTCGTGCTGGACGGCGGGCGACTACTGTTACCTGCAGGACCTGTACGTGACCGAGGACCAGCGCGGCGCCGGCATCGGCCGCGCGCTGATCGAGCACGTCCACGCCCAGGCCGGCGCCGCCGGCGCCAGCCGCGTGCACTGGCTGACCCAGGAAACCAACTACGCCGGCCGCCAGCTCTACGACCGCCTGGCCGAGCGCTCCGGCTTCATCCAGTACCGCCAGCTGCTGTGA
- the pdxR gene encoding MocR-like pyridoxine biosynthesis transcription factor PdxR, producing MPLPPPLPVDLSGIQLDPRQGLARQLYLALRERILDGRLPAGARLPASRELAGLLGVSRNTVTRAFDQLYAEGYVDGRVGAGTYVSGSAGALRPLAAPAGGAAATPALRHLAAHHLPAPPPGAPRAFRVGVPAFDLFPFETWARLSARFWRRPSPARLGYGDPAGEAQLRELIAAYLRSSRGLHCEPAQIVITCGAQQGIALCAQLLVAPGERVAVEDPGYRAAGAAFAMAGAHLQGIAVDGEGLDVAALERLGDCRLVYVTPAHQYPTGVTLSLARRLQLLDWAERHDGWIVEDDYDGEYRYSGAPLAPLAALDRRGRVIHVGTFCKIAFPALRLGYLVLPPGLAQPFARRRALDMRHSDLGSQAVMAEFIAAGHFQRHIRRMRAAARQRRDALLAGWPQGIPGCAPLPAVEAGLHLCVRVDGLARERALLAAAARVGVELNGLSRYWLPDGEVPDDRRAGLVLGFAAVPEDEIARALLALRQAWDVAG from the coding sequence ATGCCGTTGCCGCCGCCCCTGCCGGTCGACCTGTCCGGCATCCAGCTCGACCCGCGCCAGGGGCTCGCCCGCCAGCTGTACCTGGCGCTGCGCGAGCGCATCCTCGACGGCCGCCTACCCGCCGGCGCGCGCCTGCCGGCCAGTCGCGAACTGGCCGGCCTGCTCGGCGTGTCGCGCAACACCGTCACTCGCGCCTTCGACCAGCTGTACGCCGAGGGCTACGTGGACGGGCGGGTCGGCGCCGGCACCTACGTCAGCGGCAGTGCCGGCGCGTTGCGCCCGCTCGCCGCGCCGGCCGGCGGCGCTGCGGCGACCCCGGCATTGCGGCACCTGGCGGCGCACCACCTGCCCGCGCCGCCGCCCGGCGCGCCGCGCGCCTTCCGCGTCGGCGTGCCGGCCTTCGACCTGTTCCCCTTCGAGACCTGGGCGCGGCTGTCGGCGCGTTTCTGGCGCCGCCCCTCGCCGGCGCGCCTGGGTTACGGCGATCCGGCCGGCGAGGCGCAGCTGCGCGAGCTGATCGCCGCCTACCTGCGCAGCAGCCGCGGCCTGCACTGCGAGCCGGCGCAGATCGTGATCACCTGCGGAGCCCAGCAGGGCATCGCCCTGTGCGCGCAGTTGCTGGTCGCTCCGGGCGAGCGGGTGGCCGTCGAGGACCCCGGCTACCGCGCCGCCGGTGCGGCCTTCGCCATGGCCGGGGCGCATCTGCAGGGCATCGCGGTGGATGGCGAGGGCCTGGATGTCGCGGCGCTGGAACGGCTAGGCGATTGCCGGCTGGTCTACGTCACCCCGGCGCACCAGTACCCCACCGGGGTGACCCTGTCGCTGGCGCGGCGCCTGCAGCTGCTCGACTGGGCCGAGCGCCACGACGGCTGGATCGTCGAGGACGACTACGACGGCGAGTACCGCTACAGCGGCGCGCCCCTGGCGCCGTTGGCCGCGCTCGATCGCCGCGGCCGGGTGATCCATGTCGGCACCTTCTGCAAGATCGCCTTTCCCGCCCTGCGCCTCGGCTACCTGGTGCTGCCGCCGGGGCTGGCGCAGCCGTTCGCCCGGCGCCGCGCCTTGGACATGCGCCACTCGGACCTCGGCAGCCAGGCGGTGATGGCCGAGTTCATCGCCGCCGGGCACTTCCAGCGGCATATCCGCCGCATGCGCGCGGCCGCCCGGCAGCGCCGCGACGCCCTGCTGGCCGGCTGGCCGCAGGGGATTCCCGGCTGCGCGCCGCTGCCGGCGGTGGAGGCCGGCCTGCACCTGTGCGTGCGGGTCGACGGCCTGGCGCGCGAGCGCGCGCTGCTCGCCGCGGCGGCGCGGGTCGGCGTCGAGCTGAACGGTCTGAGTCGCTACTGGCTGCCGGATGGCGAGGTGCCGGACGACCGCCGCGCCGGCCTGGTGCTGGGCTTCGCCGCCGTGCCGGAGGACGAGATCGCCCGCGCCCTGCTGGCGCTGCGCCAGGCCTGGGATGTCGCGGGGTAG
- a CDS encoding aspartate ammonia-lyase — MSAAASFRLEKDLLGTLEVPADAYYGIQTLRAVQNFRLSGVPLSHYPKLVIALAMVKQAAADANHQLGHLDDAKHAAISQACARLIRGEHHDQFVVDVIQGGAGTSTNMNANEVIANLALEAMGRPKGDYKALHPNNDVNMAQSTNDAYPTAIRLGLLLGHNTLLASLDSLIQAFAAKGEEFSAILKMGRTQLQDAVPMTLGQEFRAFATTLGEDLDRLKRLVPELLTEVNLGGTAIGTGINADPRYQKLAVTRLAAISGQPLVPAADLIEATYDMGAFVLLSGMLKRTAVKLSKICNDLRLLSSGPRTGINEINLPPRQPGSSIMPGKVNPVIPEAVNQVAFEVIGNDMAVTMAAEAGQLQLNVMEPLIAYKMFDSIRLLQRAMDMLREHCVVDITANAEHCQRLVEHSIGLVTALNPYIGYENATRIAKLALDSGRGVLELVREEQLLDDEMLADILRPENMIAPRLVPLKG; from the coding sequence ATGTCCGCTGCTGCATCCTTCCGCCTCGAAAAAGACCTGCTCGGCACCCTCGAAGTCCCCGCCGATGCCTACTACGGCATCCAGACCCTGCGCGCCGTGCAGAACTTCCGCCTGTCCGGGGTGCCGCTGTCGCACTACCCGAAACTGGTGATCGCCCTGGCGATGGTCAAGCAGGCGGCGGCCGACGCCAACCACCAGCTGGGCCACCTCGACGACGCCAAGCACGCGGCGATCAGCCAGGCCTGCGCGCGGCTGATCCGCGGCGAGCACCACGACCAGTTCGTGGTCGACGTGATCCAGGGCGGCGCCGGCACCTCGACCAACATGAACGCCAACGAGGTGATCGCCAACCTGGCGCTGGAAGCCATGGGCCGGCCGAAGGGCGACTACAAGGCGCTGCACCCGAACAACGACGTGAACATGGCGCAGTCGACCAACGACGCCTACCCGACCGCCATCCGCCTGGGTCTGCTGCTCGGCCACAACACCCTGCTGGCCAGCCTGGACAGCCTGATCCAGGCCTTCGCCGCCAAGGGCGAGGAGTTCTCCGCGATCCTCAAGATGGGCCGCACCCAGCTGCAGGACGCCGTGCCGATGACCCTCGGCCAGGAATTCCGCGCCTTCGCCACCACCCTCGGCGAAGACCTCGACCGCCTCAAGCGCCTGGTGCCCGAGCTGCTCACCGAGGTCAACCTCGGCGGCACCGCGATCGGCACCGGCATCAACGCCGACCCGCGCTACCAGAAGCTGGCGGTCACCCGCCTCGCCGCGATCAGCGGCCAGCCGCTGGTGCCGGCCGCCGACCTGATCGAGGCCACCTACGACATGGGCGCCTTCGTGCTGCTGTCGGGCATGCTCAAGCGCACCGCGGTCAAGCTGTCGAAGATCTGCAACGACCTGCGCCTGCTGTCCAGCGGCCCGCGCACCGGCATCAACGAGATCAACCTGCCGCCGCGCCAGCCGGGCAGCTCGATCATGCCGGGCAAGGTCAACCCGGTGATCCCCGAGGCGGTCAACCAGGTGGCCTTCGAGGTGATCGGCAACGACATGGCGGTGACCATGGCCGCCGAGGCCGGCCAACTGCAGCTCAACGTCATGGAGCCGCTGATCGCCTACAAGATGTTCGACTCGATCCGCCTGCTGCAGCGCGCCATGGACATGCTGCGCGAGCACTGCGTGGTCGACATCACCGCCAACGCCGAGCACTGCCAGCGCCTGGTCGAGCACTCGATCGGCCTGGTCACCGCGCTCAACCCGTACATCGGCTACGAGAACGCCACGCGCATCGCCAAGCTGGCGCTGGACAGCGGCCGCGGCGTACTGGAGCTGGTGCGCGAGGAGCAGCTGCTCGACGACGAGATGCTCGCCGACATCCTCCGCCCGGAAAACATGATCGCCCCGCGCCTGGTGCCGCTGAAGGGCTGA